A genomic stretch from Sulfurimonas sediminis includes:
- a CDS encoding flagellar basal body rod C-terminal domain-containing protein, whose product MNISNNIASIQANTTVLNVSANNIANVNTDGFIPKDTRVTNDANSVRATIRKADDNGSSRSQTDLAKEIPDQIIAQDATALNVTAIKTQDEMMGTLLDIKT is encoded by the coding sequence ATGAATATCTCAAATAATATTGCATCCATTCAGGCAAATACAACTGTCCTGAATGTCAGTGCAAATAATATTGCAAATGTAAACACAGACGGATTTATTCCAAAAGATACAAGAGTTACAAATGATGCAAACTCTGTGCGTGCAACAATCAGAAAAGCTGATGACAATGGCTCATCAAGAAGCCAAACAGACCTGGCAAAAGAGATACCCGATCAAATCATTGCACAGGATGCAACTGCTCTCAATGTGACTGCCATAAAAACCCAAGATGAGATGATGGGAACGCTTTTGGATATAAAAACATAA
- the thiI gene encoding tRNA uracil 4-sulfurtransferase ThiI — MQKFILKLFPEIMIKGPSAKRQMVGQLYNNLLTILQRIDTNIKVKKFSDKIEVLTPEDVLPEVRQRLLDTPGIEQILEVLQFDDMDTIDKIKTKIRELVADSLTDKTFVVRVKRTGKHDFSSIDIERTVGGHLLANSKAKNVSLKNPDVIVQMELIQNQLNFISTKYKGLSGFPIGTQGDILSLMSGGFDSTVASYLTMKRGIKTHFIFFNLGGMAHEIGVKQVALYLWNKFGSSHKVKFVSVAFDDVLTEIFRATPPTYMGVMLKRLMLQAAEKVANDMEIDALVTGESVAQVSSQTLRNLALIDEVSNKLILRPLATMNKPDIMNIANEIGTRHFAESMPEYCGVISQNPITHGSHKRMEKVAQKFNYDVLDTAVKNAQHLSIDEIVDDITNLAPVEVVNDLDSGDFTVIDIRPEEECIALTCNTLKIPFHKLKTEFDKLPKDKEYLLYCDKGIMSQLHAQYLQDAKGCENIRVYRPES; from the coding sequence GTGCAAAAATTCATTTTAAAACTTTTCCCAGAAATTATGATCAAAGGACCCTCTGCAAAACGCCAGATGGTCGGTCAACTTTATAATAATCTCCTGACAATTCTACAGCGTATTGATACCAATATAAAAGTAAAAAAATTTTCCGATAAAATTGAAGTTTTAACCCCTGAAGATGTCTTACCTGAAGTCAGACAAAGACTTTTAGATACTCCGGGAATTGAGCAGATACTTGAAGTCCTGCAGTTTGACGACATGGACACAATTGACAAAATTAAAACAAAAATTCGTGAACTGGTGGCTGATTCTCTTACTGATAAAACCTTTGTGGTAAGAGTCAAACGTACAGGCAAACATGATTTCAGCTCTATTGATATAGAAAGAACTGTCGGTGGACACCTTTTAGCAAACTCAAAAGCAAAAAATGTTTCGTTGAAAAATCCTGATGTGATTGTACAGATGGAACTTATTCAAAACCAGCTTAATTTTATTTCTACAAAATACAAAGGGCTCAGCGGTTTTCCCATCGGAACACAGGGAGATATACTCTCACTGATGTCTGGCGGATTTGATTCTACTGTGGCTTCGTATCTTACAATGAAGAGAGGAATAAAAACGCATTTTATTTTCTTTAATCTTGGCGGTATGGCACATGAAATCGGTGTAAAACAGGTTGCTTTGTATCTTTGGAATAAATTTGGATCTTCACACAAAGTCAAATTTGTCTCTGTTGCTTTTGATGACGTGCTTACAGAAATCTTCAGGGCAACACCACCGACTTATATGGGTGTAATGCTCAAACGGCTTATGCTTCAAGCCGCTGAAAAAGTTGCCAATGACATGGAGATAGATGCCCTTGTAACAGGAGAGAGTGTTGCCCAGGTTTCAAGCCAGACACTTCGTAATCTTGCACTCATAGACGAAGTCAGCAACAAGCTCATTTTGCGTCCTTTGGCAACAATGAACAAACCTGACATCATGAACATAGCCAATGAAATCGGCACTCGTCATTTTGCCGAAAGTATGCCAGAATATTGCGGTGTTATTTCTCAAAACCCAATCACGCACGGTTCGCATAAACGTATGGAGAAAGTAGCACAAAAATTCAACTATGATGTACTTGATACAGCAGTAAAAAATGCACAGCATTTAAGTATTGATGAAATAGTGGATGACATTACAAATCTGGCACCTGTTGAAGTTGTAAATGATTTAGACAGCGGTGATTTTACGGTGATAGATATTCGTCCAGAAGAAGAGTGTATTGCGCTTACATGTAACACGCTCAAGATACCTTTTCACAAACTAAAAACAGAGTTTGACAAGCTTCCGAAGGACAAAGAGTATCTTCTGTACTGTGACAAAGGCATCATGAGCCAGTTACATGCACAGTACTTGCAAGATGCCAAAGGCTGTGAAAATATTCGGGTCTATAGACCCGAATCATAG
- a CDS encoding ankyrin repeat domain-containing protein has protein sequence MNTWLELLKNDDYLGIKKYIKNGGKLSQKNEAGESVLACALRAQCSDETIMLLINNGADIFDCDDEGVSIFDMAITYDKIEIVKYLIKQGKEVNDTTRKSGFTALMGAACYGRVEIAKLLLKEGADKNVRDSKGFSAVDFARKMNKKSILELFDYDETAPKNRGYAR, from the coding sequence TTGAACACTTGGCTTGAACTACTAAAAAACGATGATTATCTTGGTATAAAAAAATACATAAAAAATGGCGGGAAACTTTCCCAAAAGAATGAGGCGGGAGAGTCTGTACTTGCCTGTGCATTACGTGCACAGTGCTCAGATGAGACAATTATGCTGCTTATAAACAACGGGGCAGATATTTTTGACTGCGATGATGAAGGCGTCAGTATTTTTGATATGGCAATCACCTATGACAAAATTGAAATAGTAAAATATCTGATAAAACAGGGTAAAGAAGTAAATGATACGACAAGAAAAAGCGGTTTTACCGCATTGATGGGTGCGGCATGTTACGGGAGAGTTGAAATTGCCAAACTTCTTTTAAAGGAGGGTGCTGACAAAAATGTACGGGACTCAAAAGGTTTCAGTGCCGTAGATTTTGCCAGAAAAATGAATAAAAAAAGCATACTCGAACTTTTTGACTATGATGAAACTGCACCTAAAAACAGAGGATATGCAAGGTAG
- a CDS encoding DUF6166 domain-containing protein: MNNHVFKGHKTLLGNKFVTYKELNLPSRTDVHQYAKNGFDWGNTSKGALQLAFAILYQLSNKETAQMYAKEFCEDVVKQLNSRDWVLEASNVLAWMDTHCTTVTEIEQKRPKPKRLKPANRKIKKDKSNVVKDICKELQITQKQLAEVLEVPEGTVSSWAVKNEIPRLGKKAIEFYIQNTKNQKIVDSYRSFIELLQAS, encoded by the coding sequence ATGAATAACCATGTCTTCAAAGGGCATAAGACTTTACTGGGTAATAAATTTGTTACATATAAAGAACTGAACCTCCCGAGTCGTACTGATGTACACCAATACGCCAAGAACGGTTTTGACTGGGGAAACACCTCAAAAGGTGCCTTGCAACTTGCTTTTGCAATACTCTACCAACTCAGCAATAAAGAAACAGCACAGATGTATGCAAAAGAGTTTTGCGAAGATGTTGTCAAACAGCTGAATTCCCGCGACTGGGTTTTAGAAGCTTCAAATGTTCTTGCCTGGATGGATACACACTGTACTACAGTTACTGAAATAGAGCAAAAAAGACCAAAACCAAAAAGATTAAAACCTGCAAACAGAAAAATCAAAAAAGACAAATCAAATGTTGTCAAAGATATTTGCAAAGAGCTTCAAATTACACAAAAACAGCTCGCCGAAGTTCTTGAAGTGCCAGAAGGTACCGTCAGCAGCTGGGCTGTTAAGAATGAAATCCCCAGACTCGGCAAAAAAGCCATAGAATTTTATATACAAAATACAAAAAACCAAAAAATCGTTGACAGCTACAGAAGTTTTATAGAACTTTTGCAAGCATCATAA
- the aspS gene encoding aspartate--tRNA ligase, which produces MRTHYCTDLDETNVGEDVVLTGWANNYRDHGGIIFIDLRDKTGLIQLTCDPEDSEEAHKVANNVRDEYVLIVKGTVRLRGEGLTNPRLKTGAIEIVVKELIIENKSAPTPFVIGDKNVGEETRLKYRYLELRDPDMYEVFRLRSKAAIAARNILDKNGFLEVETPILTKSTPEGARDYLVPSRVHNGEFYALPQSPQLFKQLLMVGGFDRYFQIAKCFRDEDLRADRQPEFTQIDVEMSFCNQEDVIKIAEDLLVAMFDACGVEIKPPFNRITYKDAMELYGSDKPDLRYDLKMVDVIDIFERCDNEIFTNIAKKPHVNRIKALKVPGADLIFSKREMKSFEEYVRKFGAHGLGYFQMKEDGLKGPLTKFFSEEDIALIIERTELEVGDVVFFGAGEKKTVWDYMGRFRNFIAEHEKMNLIDENAFEFVWVVDFPMFEVEDGRVKALHHPFTMPKDTDKDDVEEIESIAYDIVLNGTELGGGSIRIHKEEVQEEVFKLLGISEEEAQEKFGFLLDALKFGAPPHGGFALGFDRLIMLLTKKTSIRDVIAFPKTQKASCLLTKAPSPVDNAQLRDLHIRLREQTKA; this is translated from the coding sequence TTGAGAACTCATTACTGTACAGATTTAGATGAAACAAATGTTGGAGAAGATGTCGTTCTTACCGGCTGGGCGAATAACTATCGCGACCACGGTGGAATTATTTTCATAGATTTGCGTGACAAAACAGGGCTTATTCAGCTTACATGTGACCCTGAGGATTCCGAAGAAGCGCATAAAGTTGCGAACAATGTCCGTGATGAATATGTTTTAATAGTCAAAGGGACCGTTCGTCTTCGCGGAGAAGGTTTGACAAATCCCCGTTTGAAAACCGGTGCTATTGAAATTGTTGTAAAAGAACTGATTATAGAAAACAAATCTGCTCCTACTCCTTTTGTAATCGGCGATAAAAATGTCGGTGAAGAGACAAGACTCAAATATCGTTACTTGGAACTTCGTGATCCTGATATGTATGAAGTTTTTCGCCTGCGTTCAAAAGCAGCGATTGCGGCAAGAAATATCCTTGACAAAAACGGATTTTTGGAAGTTGAAACACCGATTTTGACAAAATCAACTCCAGAGGGTGCCAGAGATTATTTAGTCCCTTCTCGTGTGCACAACGGTGAGTTTTACGCACTGCCACAGTCACCGCAGCTTTTCAAACAGCTTTTAATGGTTGGCGGGTTTGACAGATACTTTCAAATCGCAAAATGTTTCCGTGATGAAGATTTACGAGCTGATCGTCAGCCTGAATTTACACAAATAGATGTTGAGATGAGTTTTTGTAACCAGGAAGATGTTATAAAAATAGCCGAAGATCTGCTTGTGGCAATGTTTGATGCCTGTGGTGTTGAAATCAAGCCTCCTTTTAACCGTATTACATATAAAGACGCTATGGAATTATACGGCTCTGACAAACCGGATTTGCGTTATGACCTTAAAATGGTTGATGTCATAGACATTTTTGAGCGATGTGATAATGAAATCTTTACAAATATTGCAAAAAAACCACATGTAAACCGCATTAAGGCACTCAAAGTTCCGGGTGCTGATCTGATATTTTCAAAACGTGAAATGAAATCTTTTGAAGAGTATGTACGTAAGTTTGGCGCACATGGTCTTGGATACTTCCAGATGAAAGAAGACGGGCTCAAAGGTCCTTTGACTAAGTTTTTCTCAGAAGAAGACATAGCGCTTATCATTGAAAGAACCGAACTTGAAGTCGGAGATGTTGTATTTTTTGGTGCAGGTGAGAAAAAAACGGTATGGGATTACATGGGAAGATTCAGAAATTTCATTGCCGAGCATGAAAAAATGAATCTGATAGACGAAAATGCTTTTGAATTTGTATGGGTTGTTGATTTTCCAATGTTTGAAGTCGAAGACGGTCGCGTAAAAGCACTGCACCATCCCTTTACCATGCCAAAAGATACTGACAAAGATGATGTAGAAGAGATAGAGTCTATCGCTTATGACATCGTTTTAAACGGTACAGAACTTGGTGGTGGGTCTATTCGTATCCACAAAGAAGAAGTGCAAGAAGAGGTCTTTAAACTCCTTGGTATTTCAGAAGAAGAGGCACAGGAAAAATTCGGTTTCTTACTTGATGCTCTTAAATTCGGTGCACCTCCACACGGTGGTTTTGCTTTAGGATTCGACAGACTTATTATGCTTTTAACGAAAAAAACAAGTATTCGTGATGTTATTGCCTTTCCTAAAACACAAAAAGCCTCTTGTTTGTTAACTAAAGCACCAAGTCCTGTGGACAATGCACAACTGCGTGACTTACATATACGCCTGCGTGAACAAACAAAGGCATAA
- a CDS encoding NAD(+)/NADH kinase: MKTNTIKKVGVVLRPSTPELKESYFKLEKIFNKHNIEVIIDSISGGMIGVMGMEFEYLCENSDILVTLGGDGTLISTVRRSFRHDVPIFGIYAGSLGFLADINLNELEEFVANLVAGNYRVDERSILEAQFIQNNKEVVLYAFNDIVITRASVSNMIHVETLVDSKAFNTYYGDGVIVATPTGSTAYNLSAGGPVLFPLTNVFALTPICPHSLTQRPVVLPGKFSIEMKTPKDKALLIIDGQDKHELEIGQSIHIKLAKKRVKLIHRDEFNYFDVLKEKLHWGD, translated from the coding sequence TTGAAAACAAATACAATTAAAAAAGTCGGTGTTGTTTTACGACCGTCCACTCCTGAACTCAAAGAGAGCTATTTTAAGCTTGAAAAAATTTTTAACAAACATAACATAGAAGTAATTATAGACAGTATCAGCGGGGGCATGATAGGTGTTATGGGGATGGAATTTGAATATCTGTGTGAAAATTCAGATATCCTTGTAACACTTGGAGGAGACGGAACACTTATATCGACTGTCAGGCGCTCTTTTCGGCATGATGTGCCGATATTTGGCATTTATGCCGGCTCTCTCGGATTTTTGGCAGATATCAATCTCAACGAATTGGAAGAGTTTGTAGCAAATCTGGTTGCAGGAAATTACAGAGTGGATGAAAGATCTATTTTGGAGGCCCAGTTTATACAAAACAACAAAGAAGTTGTTCTTTATGCCTTTAATGACATTGTTATCACACGGGCTTCCGTTTCGAATATGATACATGTAGAGACATTGGTCGATTCAAAAGCATTCAATACCTATTATGGTGACGGTGTGATAGTGGCTACTCCGACAGGCTCAACCGCATACAATCTTTCAGCAGGAGGTCCTGTCTTGTTTCCCCTGACAAATGTTTTTGCCCTGACTCCCATATGTCCGCATTCATTGACACAAAGGCCTGTGGTTTTACCGGGAAAATTCTCCATAGAGATGAAAACACCAAAAGACAAAGCATTGCTTATAATAGACGGACAGGACAAGCATGAACTCGAAATCGGACAGAGTATACATATAAAACTGGCCAAAAAAAGAGTCAAACTCATTCACAGAGACGAATTCAACTATTTTGATGTGTTAAAAGAAAAACTGCACTGGGGTGACTAG
- a CDS encoding competence/damage-inducible protein A: protein MNFYAVIIGTEILNGRRVDKHFDFLKNELAKYGQELFASFVIKDDVGLMKRTYKMILDDKEAVMFSFGGIGSTPDDLTREVAAEVFRNSKPVTHEKFKQDIINKFGNEAYPHRIHMAEIPPNAELLPNPVNNMSGFALDRRFFFMPGFPSMSHPMSSEIIKKYFSRARKKYRYTLLAETSENTLIDVMQKLPENIELSSLPIFIENKPNVELSLSGENKEEVKKYFDMFQEELTRKHIPFKIS from the coding sequence ATGAATTTTTATGCAGTTATTATTGGAACAGAAATTTTAAACGGAAGACGCGTTGACAAACATTTTGATTTTTTAAAAAATGAGCTTGCAAAATACGGACAGGAACTTTTTGCCTCTTTTGTCATCAAAGACGATGTCGGACTGATGAAACGCACCTATAAAATGATACTCGACGACAAAGAAGCAGTAATGTTCTCTTTTGGCGGCATTGGTTCCACTCCTGATGATTTGACACGGGAAGTGGCCGCGGAGGTTTTTAGGAATTCCAAGCCCGTAACCCATGAAAAATTCAAACAGGACATTATCAACAAGTTTGGCAACGAGGCATATCCCCATCGTATCCACATGGCGGAGATACCGCCAAATGCAGAACTTCTGCCAAATCCGGTAAACAATATGTCCGGTTTTGCTTTGGACAGGAGGTTCTTTTTTATGCCGGGATTCCCCTCGATGTCCCATCCAATGAGCAGTGAAATAATAAAAAAATATTTTTCACGGGCAAGGAAAAAGTACAGATATACACTGCTGGCAGAAACAAGTGAAAATACACTCATTGATGTTATGCAAAAACTTCCAGAAAACATTGAGCTTTCTTCCCTGCCAATTTTTATAGAGAACAAACCAAATGTGGAACTCTCTTTAAGCGGAGAAAACAAAGAAGAGGTAAAAAAATATTTTGATATGTTTCAGGAGGAACTCACACGCAAACATATACCATTTAAAATATCATAA
- a CDS encoding tetrahydrodipicolinate N-succinyltransferase N-terminal domain-containing protein, with protein MDVIQTADAFKALVNNIKTNTTGYKDPLVFGIARVDLGQLNVNKSLQATYPVINWDENFGSAAIFIQALADQGITVDFTQNEVVCDINLQFLKDCLNAFTPYSDEAHGDAHKNIQVVSALYSQIVNNGSLEGEFKVCFIFEDAPCESVEATYLKLYAISLAKVGLREINLNGAFGALPNVAWSNGQPIELDYLREFEIELKLANEYPHIDFVDKFPRFLQHIIPADNTRILDTSKVRFGAQLAAGTTVMPGASYINFNAGTTGVSMVEGRISSSAIVGDGSDVGGGASILGVLSGTDGNPISIGKNCLLGANSVCGIPLGDGCIIDAGLAILEGTKVGIYPTELEKIREVNKGIAIEGEIFKAKQLAFFNGLHFRQNSLTGEITASRSTREIKLNADLH; from the coding sequence ATGGACGTTATTCAAACAGCAGATGCATTTAAAGCATTGGTAAACAATATTAAAACAAATACAACAGGATACAAAGATCCTTTGGTCTTTGGTATAGCACGAGTAGACCTGGGACAGTTAAATGTAAACAAATCTCTTCAGGCAACCTATCCGGTAATCAACTGGGATGAAAATTTTGGCAGTGCCGCGATTTTTATCCAAGCACTTGCAGATCAGGGAATTACAGTAGATTTTACACAAAATGAAGTCGTATGTGACATAAATTTACAGTTTTTAAAAGATTGTCTCAATGCTTTTACACCTTATTCTGACGAAGCACACGGTGATGCACACAAAAACATTCAAGTAGTTTCGGCACTCTATTCTCAAATAGTAAACAACGGAAGTCTTGAGGGTGAATTCAAAGTATGCTTTATATTTGAAGATGCACCTTGTGAAAGCGTAGAAGCGACCTATCTAAAACTGTATGCAATCTCTCTTGCAAAAGTAGGACTTCGTGAAATCAATCTCAACGGTGCCTTCGGTGCATTGCCAAATGTTGCATGGTCTAACGGACAGCCGATAGAACTTGATTATTTGCGGGAGTTTGAAATTGAACTCAAACTTGCAAATGAGTACCCTCATATTGATTTTGTAGACAAATTTCCAAGATTTTTACAGCACATCATTCCTGCGGATAATACACGTATACTTGACACTTCCAAAGTACGTTTCGGTGCACAGCTTGCGGCTGGAACAACTGTAATGCCGGGAGCTTCATACATAAACTTTAATGCCGGAACAACCGGTGTGAGTATGGTTGAAGGCCGTATTTCTTCTTCTGCAATCGTTGGTGACGGTTCTGATGTCGGAGGTGGTGCTTCAATTCTCGGTGTACTTTCAGGAACAGACGGAAACCCAATCAGTATCGGCAAAAACTGTCTTTTGGGAGCAAACTCTGTTTGTGGTATTCCTTTGGGAGACGGCTGTATTATAGATGCCGGTTTGGCAATTCTTGAAGGAACAAAAGTAGGTATTTACCCAACTGAACTTGAAAAAATCAGAGAAGTAAACAAAGGTATAGCCATTGAGGGTGAAATTTTCAAAGCAAAACAACTTGCTTTTTTCAATGGACTTCACTTCAGACAAAACTCTTTAACCGGAGAAATCACTGCATCGCGATCTACTCGAGAGATTAAGCTCAACGCCGACCTGCACTAA
- the adk gene encoding adenylate kinase encodes MRIILLGAPGAGKGTQAQFLTKKYNIPQISTGDMLRAAIKAGTEMGKMAKAAMDAGQLVTDDIIIGLVKDRIAQDDCKNGYLLDGFPRTLPQADAVTNAGIEIDAVIEIDVPDEEIVKRMSGRRAHLASGRTYHIVYNPPKVEGKDDETGEDLVQRDDDKEEVVQDRLKVYHEQTEPLIDYYKAQAAKNPNIKYIRVDGTADIADVEKAIVSELGD; translated from the coding sequence ATGAGAATAATTCTTTTAGGTGCTCCGGGTGCAGGAAAAGGAACACAGGCGCAGTTTTTAACCAAGAAGTATAACATCCCACAAATTTCTACAGGCGACATGCTTCGTGCCGCAATCAAAGCAGGAACTGAGATGGGTAAGATGGCAAAAGCGGCTATGGATGCGGGACAGCTCGTAACAGATGACATTATCATCGGGCTTGTCAAAGACAGAATTGCACAGGATGACTGTAAAAACGGCTATCTTTTAGACGGTTTTCCTCGTACACTTCCTCAAGCAGATGCCGTAACCAATGCAGGTATTGAAATAGATGCCGTGATAGAGATAGATGTACCTGATGAAGAGATAGTCAAACGTATGTCAGGACGACGTGCGCATTTGGCAAGCGGAAGAACCTATCATATTGTTTACAATCCGCCAAAAGTAGAAGGCAAAGATGATGAAACGGGTGAAGATTTAGTACAGCGTGATGATGACAAAGAGGAAGTGGTACAGGACAGACTGAAAGTCTACCATGAACAGACAGAGCCGCTCATAGACTACTATAAAGCACAGGCTGCAAAAAATCCGAATATTAAATATATCAGAGTGGACGGTACTGCCGACATTGCAGATGTTGAAAAAGCGATTGTCTCAGAACTCGGTGACTAA
- a CDS encoding SH3 domain-containing protein has product MKYLYLSLALVLMSGCSQKTSQSISHQKLNKAQYVKGFSEISQDVSAYTDTVNERYISSLEKFATMYFQPWHIDSMDIPLENAMWAYKLFDATNSYGENLQPLDDNFFKLIKNNSNFEAYSSVNKQAITLRKVSIRAFPTTRPVLRDPNKAGEGFPFDYMQNSTVAANKPLFVSHYSKDREWVFVKSSFAYGWVHARDIVYMDRKCTKMWQKAQQVFVLQDNIPLYTPKKDFLFKSTLGTMFPLISQNDKEFHIVTIAEYILKEPYCVYTSVNRKIGHKGILKFNAKNINLVMGELLHVNYGWGGIYNQRDCSSTLRDFFAPFGIWLPRNSYQQSRVGKVISLENISDEKKIQMIQQYGVPFETLLYRKGHIALYIGTKNNKIIIFQNLWGIKTLKHGVEGRYIIGKTVFSTLQMGNNLSDFDESASFLKNLKSMNIVTR; this is encoded by the coding sequence TTGAAGTATCTGTATCTATCTTTAGCACTTGTCCTGATGAGTGGATGTTCGCAAAAAACATCACAGAGTATTTCTCATCAGAAGTTGAATAAAGCACAATATGTGAAAGGTTTTAGTGAGATTTCTCAGGATGTTTCAGCTTATACCGATACTGTAAATGAGAGATATATTTCGTCATTAGAAAAATTTGCCACAATGTATTTTCAGCCGTGGCATATTGACAGCATGGATATTCCGTTAGAAAATGCGATGTGGGCATATAAATTATTTGATGCCACAAACAGTTACGGAGAAAATCTACAGCCGCTTGATGATAATTTTTTTAAACTAATAAAAAACAATTCTAATTTTGAAGCCTATTCCAGTGTAAACAAACAGGCAATTACCCTGAGAAAAGTGAGTATCAGAGCTTTTCCTACCACTAGGCCGGTTTTGAGAGACCCGAATAAAGCAGGCGAGGGCTTTCCTTTTGACTACATGCAAAACTCTACCGTTGCCGCAAATAAGCCGCTTTTTGTTTCACACTATTCAAAAGACAGAGAGTGGGTATTTGTCAAATCCAGCTTTGCTTACGGATGGGTACACGCAAGAGACATTGTCTACATGGACAGGAAATGCACAAAGATGTGGCAAAAGGCACAACAGGTATTTGTTTTACAAGACAATATTCCTTTGTATACACCAAAAAAAGATTTTTTATTTAAATCGACTCTGGGAACAATGTTTCCGCTCATCAGCCAAAATGACAAAGAATTTCACATTGTAACAATTGCAGAATACATATTGAAAGAACCGTATTGTGTATACACCTCAGTCAACAGAAAAATCGGACATAAGGGAATACTGAAATTTAATGCAAAAAACATCAATCTTGTAATGGGAGAACTCTTACATGTAAACTACGGATGGGGTGGCATATACAATCAAAGAGATTGTTCTTCAACGTTGAGAGATTTTTTTGCACCGTTTGGTATCTGGCTTCCAAGAAACTCTTATCAGCAAAGCAGAGTAGGCAAGGTTATATCTTTAGAAAATATCTCTGATGAGAAAAAAATACAAATGATTCAACAATACGGAGTCCCTTTTGAAACTCTGTTGTATAGAAAAGGACATATAGCCTTGTATATTGGAACGAAAAATAACAAAATAATTATTTTTCAAAATCTTTGGGGAATAAAAACACTAAAGCATGGAGTTGAGGGAAGATATATCATTGGTAAAACAGTTTTTAGCACTCTTCAAATGGGAAACAACCTGTCTGACTTTGATGAGAGTGCCTCTTTTTTAAAAAATCTCAAAAGTATGAATATTGTGACCCGTTAA
- a CDS encoding adenylate kinase → MSHTKKLFLIIGAPGSGKTTDAELIAKNNANITHYSTGDMLRAEVESGSERGKEIHRYISKGEIVPINIVIETIINAIKSSPTDIIIIDGYPRSVEQMLALDSYLEKHKDIELSSVIEVEVSEETARERVLGRARGEDDNNEVFNNRMKIYMEPLGQIKDFYTQKGILKVISGERSIEEIVHEMESFIQSKI, encoded by the coding sequence ATGTCGCATACAAAAAAACTCTTTCTTATTATCGGAGCTCCAGGCTCCGGTAAAACTACAGATGCCGAACTAATAGCCAAAAACAATGCCAATATAACACACTACTCTACCGGTGATATGCTGCGAGCCGAAGTAGAGAGCGGGAGTGAAAGAGGCAAAGAGATACACAGATATATCTCAAAAGGCGAAATTGTTCCTATAAATATTGTCATTGAGACGATTATCAATGCTATAAAATCTTCTCCGACTGACATTATTATCATCGACGGCTACCCTAGAAGTGTAGAGCAGATGCTTGCACTTGATAGCTACCTGGAAAAGCATAAAGACATTGAACTCTCCAGTGTTATTGAGGTAGAGGTAAGCGAAGAGACAGCCAGAGAGAGAGTGCTTGGACGCGCCAGAGGTGAAGATGACAACAACGAAGTCTTTAACAACCGTATGAAAATCTATATGGAACCTTTAGGGCAGATCAAAGATTTTTATACGCAAAAAGGCATTTTAAAAGTCATTTCCGGTGAGCGAAGTATTGAAGAGATAGTTCACGAAATGGAAAGCTTTATTCAATCAAAAATCTAA